One part of the Bradyrhizobium sp. CB1650 genome encodes these proteins:
- a CDS encoding DUF87 domain-containing protein: protein MTSFGRVISVRGSLARVGLLAESRMPISEVRATVGRFVSIRCGNSVIVAMITEVSCENLSSTDNYIAIASVDLLGEILNASDKPKFQRGVTNYPTIGDAVELITSQELRTIYAPTGSDQINVGFLQQDRSVVAYVDVEEMLSKHFAVLGSTGVGKSTGVSLLLNEILKSRPNLRIFLLDVHNEYGRCFGDRALVLNPRNLKLPFWLFNFEEIVDVLFAGRPGVPEELDILAEVIPIAKGVYTQYQNADRIGLKRIDPKQVGYTADTPVPYRLVDLISLIDERMGKLENRSSRIVYHKLISRIETVRNDPRYAFMFDNANVGGDTMAEVISHLFRLPANGKPMTVMQLAGFPAEVIDSVVSVLCRMAFDFGLWSDGVSPLLFVCEEAHRYASADRNVGFGPTRKAVSRIAKEGRKYGVYLGLITQRPAELDATIISQCNTLFTMRLANDRDQALLRAAVSDAAANLLSFVPSLGTREVLAFGEGVALPTRLRFKEVPPHQLPRGEATISSVPSVTSGHDMHFVSAVLERWRGATSQRDTPNDPVFAAPPAKSFSSVDAPMLQPSMGLDPDRFSLLKKPLR from the coding sequence GTGACATCCTTTGGACGCGTGATTTCGGTTCGTGGATCGCTCGCCCGGGTCGGGCTGCTGGCAGAAAGCCGGATGCCGATCTCGGAGGTACGGGCGACCGTCGGCCGCTTCGTCAGCATCCGCTGCGGCAACTCGGTTATCGTCGCCATGATCACCGAGGTCTCCTGCGAAAACTTGTCGAGCACCGACAATTACATCGCGATCGCCTCGGTGGACCTTCTCGGCGAAATCCTCAACGCCAGCGACAAGCCGAAATTCCAGCGCGGCGTCACCAACTATCCGACCATCGGCGACGCCGTCGAGCTGATCACCAGCCAGGAGCTGCGTACGATCTACGCGCCGACGGGATCGGACCAGATCAATGTCGGCTTCCTGCAGCAGGACCGCTCCGTCGTCGCCTATGTCGACGTCGAGGAGATGCTGTCCAAGCATTTCGCCGTGCTGGGATCGACCGGCGTCGGTAAATCGACCGGCGTATCGCTCCTGCTCAACGAGATCCTGAAGTCGCGCCCGAACCTGCGCATCTTCCTGCTCGACGTGCACAACGAATATGGCCGCTGCTTCGGCGACCGCGCGCTGGTGCTCAACCCGCGAAACCTGAAGCTGCCGTTCTGGCTGTTCAACTTCGAGGAAATCGTCGACGTGCTGTTCGCGGGTCGCCCCGGCGTGCCCGAGGAGCTCGACATCCTCGCCGAGGTCATCCCGATCGCGAAGGGCGTCTACACCCAGTACCAGAACGCCGACCGTATCGGGTTGAAGCGCATCGATCCCAAGCAGGTCGGCTACACCGCTGACACCCCGGTTCCCTACCGCCTGGTCGACCTGATCTCGCTGATCGACGAGCGCATGGGCAAGCTCGAGAACCGGTCCTCGCGCATCGTCTATCACAAGCTGATCTCGCGCATCGAGACCGTGCGCAACGACCCGCGCTACGCCTTCATGTTCGACAACGCCAATGTCGGCGGCGATACCATGGCCGAGGTGATCAGCCACCTGTTCCGCCTGCCCGCCAACGGCAAGCCGATGACGGTGATGCAGCTTGCCGGCTTCCCGGCGGAAGTCATCGATTCCGTCGTCTCGGTGCTCTGCCGCATGGCTTTCGACTTCGGCCTGTGGAGCGATGGCGTCTCGCCGCTGCTGTTCGTCTGCGAGGAAGCGCACCGCTATGCGTCCGCCGACCGCAACGTCGGCTTCGGGCCGACCCGCAAGGCAGTGTCTCGCATCGCCAAGGAAGGCCGCAAATACGGCGTCTATCTCGGCCTCATCACCCAGCGTCCGGCCGAGCTCGACGCCACCATCATCTCCCAGTGCAACACGCTGTTCACGATGCGTCTTGCCAACGACCGTGACCAGGCGCTGCTGCGCGCCGCGGTGTCGGATGCGGCCGCGAACCTGCTCTCCTTCGTGCCCTCACTCGGCACCCGCGAGGTGCTGGCGTTCGGCGAAGGCGTGGCGCTGCCGACGCGGCTGCGCTTCAAGGAGGTGCCGCCGCACCAGCTCCCGCGCGGCGAAGCCACCATCAGCAGCGTACCTTCCGTCACCTCCGGGCACGATATGCATTTCGTCAGCGCCGTGCTCGAACGATGGCGCGGCGCCACCTCGCAGCGTGACACACCGAACGACCCGGTGTTCGCGGCGCCGCCCGCGAAATCGTTCTCCAGCGTGGACGCCCCGATGCTGCAACCCTCGATGGGGCTCGATCCGGACCGCTTCTCGCTGCTGAAGAAGCCGCTGCGGTAG